One region of Alosa sapidissima isolate fAloSap1 chromosome 1, fAloSap1.pri, whole genome shotgun sequence genomic DNA includes:
- the LOC121677611 gene encoding putative nuclease HARBI1, translating to MPVLVQVTNALRFFAKGDFQTEVASLSSVSQPCISRNLMEVTKAICNLAPNYIQFPRGEELLRIKEEFLQLSGMPGVVGLIDGSLFPIKAPSGPSEPAYVCRKGYHAINVQAIGDQNMVIRHLLAKWPGSIHDSFIFNTSDINAYLGEGRASGWLLGDSGYPLKPYLMTPVMNEQTEAERKYNVAHKRCCSRQERLYGIWKGRWRCHDKSGGYLQYSPERVVMFVKATAVLHNICRMANLPDPENIPVEDVEEGHDGIGLHDGAQTGRTARNNLIAHYFTR from the exons ATGCCAGTGCTTGTGCAGGTAACAAATGCTCTGCGTTTTTTTGCCAAGGGTGACTTCCAGACTGAGGTTGCAAGCCTGTCTTCAGTGTCACAGCCGTGTATTTCACGCAACCTCATGGAAGTCACCAAAGCCATCTGCAATCTGGCACCAAATTATATTCAGTTTCCGCGTGGAGAAGAGCTTCTGCGGATAAAGGAGGAGTTTTTACAACTGAGTGGAATGCCAGGGGTAGTTGGGCTTATTGATGGGTCACTTTTTCCAATCAAAGCTCCAAGTGGCCCAAGTGAGCCGGCATACGTGTGCCGTAAAGGATACCATGCCATCAACGTTCAGGCCATAGGGGACCAAAATATGGTTATACGGCATTTGTTGGCAAAGTGGCCTGGATCCATCCACGATTCATTCATATTCAACACCAG TGATATCAATGCTTACCTGGGTGAGGGCAGGGCAAGTGGATGGCTTTTGGGAGACTCGGGATACCCCTTGAAACCCTACCTAATGACACCGGTCATGAATGagcagacagaggcagagaggaagTATAATGTGGCACACAAAAGGTGCTGTAGCCGTCAGGAGAGGCTTTATGGTATATGGAAAGGAAG ATGGAGATGCCATGATAAGAGTGGGGGATATCTTCAGTATTCCCCTGAGAGAGTGGTGATGTTTGTGAAGGCCACTGCTGTGCTGCACAACATATGCAGGATGGCTAATCTCCCGGACCCTGAAAACATCCCGGTTGAAGATGTGGAGGAAGGCCATgatggcataggcctacatgatggTGCACAGACTGGCAGAACTGCCAGAAACAACTTAATTGCACATTATTTTACAAGATAA
- the LOC121677617 gene encoding nuclear apoptosis-inducing factor 1-like: MAGPADKKRRAFNFSQDELEALVQAVEDRKHLLFGKFSMTVTSQSKDRHWKEVADSVSAVCGMLRTVESTKKKWSSLASDAKIRGVLQRRDQAKTGAGLPEVKPLTSQEEKILAVMGQVYTKGIATGTEVGLDELCEQRSGEVCQSTSSDPESRRVILTLMDSECDTMNLPPAIVIPSPAKKKKHIGLQEELLELEKEKLMREKKNSNL, encoded by the exons ATGGCAGGTCCAGCTGATAAGAAGAGGAGGGCTTTTAATTTCAGCCAAGACGAGTTGGAGGCATTAGTTCAGGCGGTGGAAGACAGGAAACATTTATTGTTCGGTAAATTTTCAATGACCGTAACGTCGCAGTCTAAAGATAGACACTGGAAAGAGGTGGCGGACTCTGTCTCAGCGGTTTGTGGGATGCTGAGGACGGTGGAGAGTACAAAGAAAAAGTGGTCCTCTCTAGCAAGTGATGCTAAGATCAGGGGGGTCTTACAAAGGAGGGACCAAGCAAAGACGGGGGCTGGTTTGCCCGAAGTGAAGCCCCTAACCTCACAGGAGGAGAAGATCCTGGCCGTCATGGGTCAAGTTTACACCAAAG GCATTGCAACCGGCACGGAGGTGGGACTGGATGAGCTGTGTGAGCAGAGAAGTGGCGAGGTGTGTCAATCAACATCGTCTGACCCTGAATCGAGAAGGGTCATATTAACGCTGATGGATTCAGAGTGTGACACTATGAATCTGCCACCAGCAATTGTCATCCCATCACCTG CTAAAAAGAAGaagcacataggcctacaagagGAGCTTCTGGAGTTGGAGAAGGAGAAGCTAATGAGAGAAAAA AAAAATTCGAATTTATGA